The following coding sequences lie in one Myxococcus xanthus genomic window:
- a CDS encoding CHAP domain-containing protein, which yields MRKVEPTPTAPAASSSRSQRTDVSSFEVAKKDLLQLQGESLGWEGPPTGTATRVNGEVSSPRTESAPWKVRVTSPSSSTLSPTTPLNLRSSTNAAANAGNIITALPVGAELEVTGSRYVKGDQGLELWFEVETAQGETGFVKAGRFETQSGVATFPPYVLSDGRDGSTRSAKAHASSLVGGGTNYGNPSNGDGPLCLGFVNDCFGIAQAPDRCPEMSNPDPYAGNAWGAYKKLQDNGHIMTARPIPDGAIVFFERTEDNGQNGHVAIVTGDIAPDGSPYVLTSGWESSPEVKRMSLKELEAATGAVVGYTTPEVAFTPGTYGGGAPEA from the coding sequence GTGCGCAAAGTCGAGCCAACTCCAACGGCTCCCGCCGCGTCGAGCAGCCGGAGCCAACGCACGGACGTCAGCAGCTTCGAGGTGGCGAAGAAGGACCTGCTTCAGCTCCAAGGAGAATCTCTCGGCTGGGAAGGTCCGCCGACAGGCACCGCGACCCGGGTGAACGGAGAGGTGTCCTCGCCACGAACGGAGTCCGCGCCGTGGAAGGTGCGCGTGACGTCGCCATCGTCGTCGACCCTGAGTCCCACCACGCCGCTGAACCTGCGCTCGTCCACCAACGCCGCGGCCAACGCCGGCAACATCATCACCGCCCTGCCCGTGGGAGCGGAGCTGGAGGTGACAGGCAGCCGGTACGTCAAAGGCGACCAGGGCTTGGAGCTGTGGTTCGAGGTGGAGACGGCCCAAGGCGAGACAGGCTTCGTCAAGGCCGGGCGCTTCGAGACACAGAGCGGCGTCGCGACCTTCCCCCCTTACGTCCTGAGCGATGGGCGGGATGGAAGTACTCGCAGCGCGAAGGCACACGCCTCCAGCCTGGTGGGAGGGGGAACGAACTACGGCAACCCGTCCAACGGCGACGGCCCCCTGTGCCTGGGCTTCGTCAATGACTGCTTTGGCATCGCGCAGGCGCCAGACCGCTGCCCGGAGATGAGCAATCCGGATCCGTATGCCGGTAATGCATGGGGCGCCTACAAGAAGCTCCAGGACAACGGCCACATCATGACGGCCAGGCCCATTCCCGATGGGGCCATCGTCTTCTTCGAGCGAACCGAAGACAACGGCCAGAATGGCCACGTGGCCATCGTCACCGGGGACATCGCGCCGGATGGCAGCCCCTATGTCCTCACCTCCGGCTGGGAGAGCTCCCCCGAGGTGAAGCGCATGTCCCTCAAGGAACTGGAGGCGGCAACGGGCGCCGTCGTGGGGTACACGACGCCGGAGGTCGCCTTCACGCCAGGCACCTACGGTGGCGGGGCGCCGGAGGCCTGA